TGGGCCAGGTAGTCGTTGAGCAGCACCTCCCGCTCCGCGTCGGGCGTGCCGAACTGGCGGCGGATGTCGCCGTAGCGCACGGCGATCGTCAGCGCCGACCTGGTGGCCGCCGACGCGGCGCCGCCCACGCTCACTCGACCGCGGACCAGGGTGCCGAGCATGGTGAAGAAGCGCCGGGAGTCGTTCTCGATCGGGCTGGAGTACGTCCCGTCCTCCGCGACCTGACCGTAGCGGTCCAGCAGCATGTCCCGCGGCACCTGCACGTGGTCGAAGCTGAGCCGCCCGTTGTCGACGCCGAGCAGGCCCGCCTTGGCCCCGGCGTCCCCGATGGTCACGCCGGGCAGCGGCTTGCCCTGCGCGTCGCGGATCGGGACCAGCCACGCGTGTACGCCGTGCCGCCGCCCGTTGGCGATCAGCTGCGCGAAGACCACCGCCATCCGCCCGTCCCGGGCCGCGTTGCCGATGTAGTCCTTGCGGGCCGCCTCGTGCGGGGTGTGCAGGTCGAAGGTCTGCGTCTCCGGGTCGTACGTGCAGGTGGTGCGCAGCTGCTGGACGTCGGAGCCGTGGCCGGTCTCGGTCATCGCGAAGCAGCCGAAGATCCTGCCCGAGATGATGTCCCGCAGGTAGGCGTCGTGGTGCCGACGGGTGCCCAGGGCCGCGACGGCGCCGCCGAACAGGCCCCACTGCACGCCCGCCTTGACCATCAGCGACAGGTCGACCTGGGCCAGCATCTCGGTGGCGACGATCGAGCCGCCGACGTCGGACCTGCCGCCGTACTCGGTGGGGAAGGCCGAGGCGATACCCAGCTCGACGGGGAGTTCGCAGAGCAGCCGGGTGATCCGCTCACGCGCCTGGTCACCGGTCTCGCCGTACACCGGGAGGAAGCGCGCGTCGAGGTGCTTCCGGTGGGCGTTGCGGACCTCGGCCCACGGTCCGTCGAGCACTTCCTGAAGGCGGGCGAGGTCGATGCGGCCGGACGCGTGATCGGGCATGGTCACCCCTCGGAATGGCGGACATATGGGTACAGTCTGTACCCGATCAAGAGTACCGGCCCGCTACGGTGACCCGCCGAGCAAGACCGCGGTGAGACGGGACACCATCGTTGCCGGCCGCCGGCAGCGCACTCCGACCGCGTAAGACGTCCGCCCGCAGGCTCACCCACCGGCTCACCGTTGGTCAGGGCAGGATCTCGACGTACCCGTCGGTCGCGTGCACGCGAATCCGCTGCCCGTCCCGGATCAGCGTGGTCGCCTGCTCCACGCCGACGAGGGCGGGCAGGCCGTACTCCCGGGCGACCACCGCCCCGTGGGTCATGAGGCCGCCCACCTCCGTCACCAGTCCCTCGATCGCGACGAACAGGGGTGACCAGCTCGGATCGGTGTAGGCGGTGACCAGGATGTCGCCCGGTTCGAGATCGGCCTTGGCCAGGTCCAGGATGACGCGGGCCCGCCCCTCGACGACCCCGCCGGAAACCGGGAGGCCGACCAGCGCGCCGGTCGGCACATCCTCGCGTCGGTACGCGCCGGCGATGCCCTCACCCTCCGACGTGAGCACTCGGGGCGGGATGAGCCTCTGGTACGCCCTGAACGCTTCCTTCCGCCGCTGGATGAGCTGATCGTCCACCTTGCTCGTGCGCACGACGTCGGAGAGTTCCTGGAACGTGAGGTAGAAGATGTCCTCCCTCTCCGGAAGCACGTCGGCCCGCACGAGACGTTCGGCCTCCTCGAGCAGGGCCTGCTTGTAGATGAAGTAGCGGCTGACGATGGCGTACTTCGGATACTCCCGGTACCCGACGAAGGTTCGGACCCGGTCGATCACCCGCTTCGTCTCTTCCGCCTTCCGCTCCCCGTCCGGCAGGGCCCGCAAGCGCGCCAGAACCTCCTGTTCCTTCTGTTCCGCCTGCTGGCGCCCCTGCGCGAAGCGCCGCTTGCGAGCGCCCGGCGCGAGGTTCCTGATGTTGTCGAGGATGACGGGCACGAGCGTGCTGGGGCGTTCGCTCCAGCGCGGCCTCGTGATGTCGATCTCGCCGGCGCAGCGCATGCCGTACGCGTCGAGAAAGGTCCGGATGGCGTCTCGCGCTTCCTGTCCGCCCGGGAGCCCGGCCAGCTCATCCACGAAGCCCTCGTCCTCGACCTGCCGCAGGAAGGCCACGACCTCCGGGTACGGGCGGATGACGTCCGCGACGTCCAGCAGCGCCAGTCCCATCTCCGACGTGACGTTGTGGGGCGCGGACAACGTGAGCGCGTCGGCCGCGTTCTTCTCGCCCAGCCACTCGTGCAGCTTGTCGTTGAGCCACCACGTGGCCTCCATCCCCGCCATGATCGCCTGCATGTTGAGCGGATCACTGAGGGCGCGCTTGTGCTCCTCGAAGGCCTCCCGCAGGAAGTCGAACAGCGCCGGTCCGGATTTCGTCCGGATGTCGCGCTGCAGGGTGGCGACAGACGCCCGGCTGCGTTCGATCAGTTCGCTGACGATGGCCGGATCGGTCTCGATCGGGGCGGGCGCACCGCCGGCGGGCGGCCCTGCGGGACCCTGGTCGGGGAGCGACGGAACGAAGTCGCCGCGGTCGAGGACGGTCTCCAGCGCGTCCCTGACCAGTGGATCGGACCTGCCCACCATCTCCAGCAGACCGGCGCGGCTCGCGGGTGCGGCCAGGCGCCGGGTGACGTCGACGAACAGCCTCCCGCCGGCCTCGTGCATCGGCGCCATGGCCGTCAGCTGCCACATGGACACCCCGAGGGGCCTCATGGCGTCGGTCATCATCTGCTGGTGACCGACGGAGACGTAGACGTGGTTCTCTCCATCGCCCGTCTCGGGGATCGGGAACAGGGTGGTGATCGGCCGGCTCTGGACGATGTGGAAGTCGTCGTCGACCAGGCACCACTCGATGTCCTGGGGATGGCCGAAATGGGCTTCGATCCGCCGGCCCAACCGCACCAGCCGCAAGACCTGCGCATCAGTCAGCGCCGGCTGCTCCTGCCGCTGTGGGTCGATCGCCTGTTCCGCCGTCCCGCCCGCCGGCAGGGCGTGGATGGCAAGTCGTTTGGCCGCGATCGCCTTTTCGATGATCTCATCGCCGCGCACCCGATAGGTGTCCGTGTTCACCAACCCGGAGACCAGAGCCTCGCCGAGGCCGAAGCTGGCCTCCACGGAGGCGACCCTCCGGTTGGACGTGACGGGGTCGGCGGTGAACAGGACGCCGGCCGCCTGTGGAAAGACCATCCTCTGCACGACGACGGCCATGTGGACCGTGCGGTGGTCGATGCCGTTGCGTCGACGGTAGGTCACGGCCCGCTCGGTGAAGAGCGAGGCCCAGCACCGGCTGACGTGCTGGAGGATGGCCGCCGGCCCCATGACGTTCAGGTACGTGTCCTGCTGGCCCGCGAAGGAGGCCGTCGGCAGGTCCTCCGCCGTCGCGCTGGACCGGACGGCACAGGCGGCTCGCTCGCCGAGCTGGGAGACAGCCCGGATGATCGCCGCCGCCACCTCGTCGGGGAGGAGTGTCGCTTCGATGCTCCGGCGGATCTGCGCACTGACTGTGCGGATCGACTCCCGGTCGTCCGGGTCCAGGCGCGACAGCTGGTCGAGCCGCTCGTCGATCGACGGCGTCTCGGCCATGATCCGCCGGAAGGCGTCCGTCGTCACGCAGAAGCCCGCCGGCACCCGGATGCCGCCGATCCGCGACAACGCCCCCAGGTGCGCGCCCTTGCCGCCGACGATCGCGACCTGCACGTCGTCCACGTCCTGGAGACCCAACACGTACTGCCCGGTCATCGCGGGACCGCCAAGGCAACCGTCCTGCGCCGCGACAAGAACATCCGCACCTCGTGCCCCGTTTCTTCGTCAGTTCTGGGTCCGGCCGACGATTTTGCGGCAAGACCCGGGTCTTGCCGCAAGCAGCGGGGTGCGATATACGTTTAAGTGGGAACGGTTTCCTTATCGTTTTCCGCTGCGGACCGGAATCTCTTTCACTGAAATCCTCACGGCGGTGCGCCGCGCCGACGACGCCGGGGGAGCAGCGGACCTGGCCCGGCTGGTGCACGGCATCGCCGGAGCCACCCGTCGCCGGTGGCTGCGGGCGAACGGCCACCCGCCGCCGTGTCGCGGCGCCGGGTGGCACGATCACCGGTAGGTGATCGACACGATCGGTGTCTCAGGCCAGCAGTTGCTCGCGCATCCTCGCGCCCGGGTTGAACCCACCGACGACCCGGGGGCCGGCCGGGTCGTGCACGTCGAGGGTGTTGTTGCGGCGCATGAGCTCACGGACCGCGGGCGGCAGCCGGGGCGGGTCGTCCATGGCGGCGAGGACCTGTCCGGCGCTGGAGATCAGCCGATCGGCCAGGGCGGCGGCGTCGGTGTCCACCCGCACCCGGCCGTACTCCCAGCCGGCGGTGGTGAGGTCGAGCACCTCGAAGAGGTGGGTCACCAGGGGGTTCGGGTCGGTCACCCGGTCGAGCCGGGCGGCCTGGCTGCCGAGCACCGCGACCGCGGCGGCCACCTGCGTGTACGGGTGGAAGCCGCTCGGCAACGTGAACAGCGGCCAGCGCAGGGCCGGGCCGGCCTCCTTCCACAGCGGCCGGTAGTTGCGGCGGTGCACCAGGAGCCGTCGGCCCGTTCGCCGGTGTACCTCGTGGGCCTGGGCCTGGAGGTCCGCGTGGGCCTCGTCGGCGACCTGGCTCACGATCCGGGCCGCCACCACCAG
The nucleotide sequence above comes from Micromonospora sp. M71_S20. Encoded proteins:
- the rph gene encoding rifamycin-inactivating phosphotransferase, with amino-acid sequence MTGQYVLGLQDVDDVQVAIVGGKGAHLGALSRIGGIRVPAGFCVTTDAFRRIMAETPSIDERLDQLSRLDPDDRESIRTVSAQIRRSIEATLLPDEVAAAIIRAVSQLGERAACAVRSSATAEDLPTASFAGQQDTYLNVMGPAAILQHVSRCWASLFTERAVTYRRRNGIDHRTVHMAVVVQRMVFPQAAGVLFTADPVTSNRRVASVEASFGLGEALVSGLVNTDTYRVRGDEIIEKAIAAKRLAIHALPAGGTAEQAIDPQRQEQPALTDAQVLRLVRLGRRIEAHFGHPQDIEWCLVDDDFHIVQSRPITTLFPIPETGDGENHVYVSVGHQQMMTDAMRPLGVSMWQLTAMAPMHEAGGRLFVDVTRRLAAPASRAGLLEMVGRSDPLVRDALETVLDRGDFVPSLPDQGPAGPPAGGAPAPIETDPAIVSELIERSRASVATLQRDIRTKSGPALFDFLREAFEEHKRALSDPLNMQAIMAGMEATWWLNDKLHEWLGEKNAADALTLSAPHNVTSEMGLALLDVADVIRPYPEVVAFLRQVEDEGFVDELAGLPGGQEARDAIRTFLDAYGMRCAGEIDITRPRWSERPSTLVPVILDNIRNLAPGARKRRFAQGRQQAEQKEQEVLARLRALPDGERKAEETKRVIDRVRTFVGYREYPKYAIVSRYFIYKQALLEEAERLVRADVLPEREDIFYLTFQELSDVVRTSKVDDQLIQRRKEAFRAYQRLIPPRVLTSEGEGIAGAYRREDVPTGALVGLPVSGGVVEGRARVILDLAKADLEPGDILVTAYTDPSWSPLFVAIEGLVTEVGGLMTHGAVVAREYGLPALVGVEQATTLIRDGQRIRVHATDGYVEILP